Within the Clostridium scatologenes genome, the region TTCCAGGAGTCTTAAAATAACTTTTAAGATTCTGCAGGAATTGACCATATAGTTCTTTTTGTGATGAAAGATACCGCAAATACAGGGGATTTAGTTTATGAAGAGATATTAAGATCACTTATTGATAACAGATGTTTTTTTAAAATATCCATTTTTTTTATCATGAGCTCTTTTAATTTAATTGGCTGTATGAATAATATATTCTGACCATAACCAATTAAATAAGTCGCAATAAATTCTTCTTCTCCCTTATTATAGAAACCTCGAATAAAATTTCTTTCCTCATCTACATAAAGCTTCATTGAAGGATAGTGTTCTTTATAAAATAAGTCCACTCCCTGTTTTGATATTTCAATTTCAAAATCAGTTGCATCAGGAGCTTTATATAGCGTATCAGCAGTCTTTACAAATTCCACAAACGGTTTTGCTTCATACTTTGTGCTTTCCTTAACATCTAACACTTTATCACATCGAAATACTTGTGTACTATCCGTCTCAAAATTATACCCAGTAGCATACCATTGACCATATACCGATGAAATATCAAAAATTTGTACGATGTATCTATTCTCAATACCTTTTTTACTATATTTAATTTCGCAAACTCTTTCTTCCATAGCAAATTGTAAAATATCTTTTAAAAAATAGCTATGATTGTTATGTTGAATAGCACCTAAACTAAATATTTTTTCTATTCTATGTAGCATTTTCACCTTTTCAGTTGATAAACAATTTTCAAATTTATTCTTCAATTT harbors:
- a CDS encoding helix-turn-helix transcriptional regulator; translated protein: MNKSERLNDMMLFLNDKNLFNLKDLMDKYSISKSTAIRDIQALESIGMPIYSQSGRNGYYGILQNRLLSPIVFTVDEVFAMYFSMLTLGAYETTPFHLSIEKLKNKFENCLSTEKVKMLHRIEKIFSLGAIQHNNHSYFLKDILQFAMEERVCEIKYSKKGIENRYIVQIFDISSVYGQWYATGYNFETDSTQVFRCDKVLDVKESTKYEAKPFVEFVKTADTLYKAPDATDFEIEISKQGVDLFYKEHYPSMKLYVDEERNFIRGFYNKGEEEFIATYLIGYGQNILFIQPIKLKELMIKKMDILKKHLLSISDLNISS